From a region of the Tursiops truncatus isolate mTurTru1 chromosome 2, mTurTru1.mat.Y, whole genome shotgun sequence genome:
- the ZSCAN2 gene encoding zinc finger and SCAN domain-containing protein 2 isoform X3 — MASEVPRVTTPLSPLVRVPQEEDDQEEEVATMILEDDSWVQEAVLQEDGPESEPFPQSAGKGSPHEEVAGGPQGALGRLRELCRRWLRPEVHTKEQMLTVLPREIQAWLQEHRPESSEEAVALVEDLTQTLRDSGEMQNLVGRGWEQPSEMEECGVCRGGEGGIQD, encoded by the coding sequence ATGGCCTCGGAGGTGCCGAGAGTAACCACTCCCCTGAGCCCCTTAGTCCGTGTCCCTCAAGAGGAAGATGACCAGGAGGAGGAGGTCGCCACCATGATCCTGGAAGACGACTCCTGGGTGCAGGAAGCTGTGCTGCAGGAGGATGGCCCTGAGTCGGAGCCCTTTCCCCAGAGCGCCGGCAAGGGCAGCCCCCATGAGGAGGTGGCCGGAGGGCCACAGGGTGCCCTTGGCCGTCTTCGAGAGCTCTGCCGGCGCTGGCTGAGGCCAGAGGTGCACACCAAGGAGCAAATGCTGACCGTGCTGCCAAGGGAAATTCAGGCCTGGCTGCAAGAGCATCGGCCCGAGAGCAGCGAGGAGGCGGTGGCCCTGGTGGAAGATTTGACCCAGACCCTTCGGGACAGTGGTGAGATGCAGAACCTCGTAGGGAGAGGGTGGGAGCAGCCCTCTGAGATGGAAGAGTGTGGTGTTTgcagaggaggagaaggtggtATCCAGGACTGA